Genomic segment of Amphibacillus xylanus NBRC 15112:
TGAAAATGCAATCATCCATGGACTCGAACCTAAAATGGGTTTAGGGGAAATAATTATTTCAGTTGTCCCTAATCACGATCAATTAAAAATCAGTGTTTATGATAACGGTGTAGGAATGACAGCCCATCAACTTGAAGAGTTAAAAAAACGCCTCGATCTAGAGGAAGACTTTTCTGGAAAACAAATTGGCGTCCGAAATGTTCATCAACGGATTAAGCTCTATTATGGTGATGCGTATGGATTAACGATTTCAAGTCAGTTCAATGTTGGAACAACTCTGATGATTACACTTCCATTAGATCAGAAGAATAACTATTAAAGGTAGGGATAAATCATGTATAAGGTCTTACTGATTGATGATGAGCCTATTATTAGAGATGGAATGAAGCAAATAATTGAATGGGAACAATATGGCTTTATGATTTGTGGTGATAGCGGAAATGGTCGTGATGGATTAAATTTAATTCGGACATTAAAGCCTGATTTAGCTTTTGTAGATATCCGAATGTCTGGAATGTCAGGGATTGAAGTGGTTGAACAAGCGAAACAGGCAGGTTATTCAGGCAAGTTTGTCATTCTTTCTGGGTATTCAAGCTTTAGTTATGCGCAGGAACTAATTAAATTAGGGATTCATTCCTATTTATTAAAACCGATTGATGAAGATGAATTAGTTGAGATTTTAATTGAAATCAAACAAATTCTTGATGGAGAGAAGCTGATTAATTCTGAATTGACCGCTTATTATGAACTAACAGAAGAACAGGCATGGCGAGCCGTGATTGATGGTCGGCTTGAAGAATGGCAACGCTCAGTATACGTGAAAAACCAGGTTGGTCCATTTTTACTGGCTGGAATAAAGTTACGGAAAAAATGTAAGCGAGGTCAGATTAAGAATGAGTTCATTCATGTACTTAGTCCGACTGCAAAAGTCATTTTTAAAGATAATATGATTTATTTACTTTATCTAAATCAAGATCAAGAGACGGTTAAGCAAGAACTTGTTCAGATCTTAAGCTACGTTCATACAAAACATGATCCTGATGCCTCGGCTAGTTTAGCAAAAGAATATCAGCAACTTGTTGATACACAGAAAGCGATTGATGAAATTATTGATTTACAAGATCGTGGCTTTAGTTATTCAAATCAACAGGTTTTTCAGCACCCATTTAATCGGTTAGCCCATCCAGTCACGTTAGATCAAGAGCAAATTAGCGCTAAAATTGTTCAAGCAATTGAGTTTAAAGATCATTCGTTGCTACTTGAACAAGGCGAAAAAATTATTGACTATTATCAGAGTCGTGCTTTAATTAAGGAAAAAGTCCAAATCGAGATGCTTGAACTCGTCTTATTAATTACGCGAACGATTAAAAGTCAATATCCAGAAACAAAGACACCCTCGAAACATGAATGGGTAGATCAGGTCTATCAATCATATAATCTAGCAGAATTGATTGATAATCTAATCGAACAATGGTGGCTTTTAACTGAAGAGATCAATGGATTTATTATTACATCGGACGATGACAGTATTGAAAAAATTATTGCCTATATTGATCAATATTATTCCCGTGATATAACATTAAAGCGTCTGGCTGATCTATTTAATTATAATCGTTCATATTTAGGCAAAAAATTTAGAAAAGAGACAGGGCAATATTTTCATGAGTATTTAGAGAAAGTAAGAATCGAAAAGGCAAAGACATTATTAGCAACGAGCCAAGAAAAGGTTTATGTTATCTCAGAGCTTGTTGGCTACAACAATATGGATTATTTTTATAAAAAATTCAAAAAACATGTCGGCAAAAGCCCGAAAGAATATCGAAAATCACTCGAAATTGACATGAACAGCTAATGATCGACTGTTATAAGCAACTCAACCTTTGCAAATTTTTATTTGAGCGTTGAGCGAAGTGGCATGAATGGTTGCTAATCGTGCCCTTAGTCATGTGGAAATCAATAGTTAGGTAACGAATAGATGCTAATCGTGGCCTTACTCGTGTGGAAATCAACAGTTAGGTAACGAATAGACGCTAATCGTGGCCTTACTCGTGCTAAAATCAACAGTTAGGTAACGAATAGTTGCTAATCGTGCCCTCACTCATGTGAAAATCACGAGTCTAGCATTAACAAAGTTATTCGTGTTTTATCCTTAATCAATCTAAGTATTCGCTAAAAATATAATTACGAAAGTTGAGTGAATGAATTTCATAATGACTTAATTGGCTATAAAACACGAACAATTGGGTTACAGGTGACGCGGTGATTTCCACTCTAGGCGGACGCTTTCCGCGGGATCGGCCTCAGCTAATTGATAAAAACTTTCCAAGCTTTTATCACTGGATCTTCGGACACGATTGTTCCCGCTGGAGTCGCCGCCTGCCGTTCTAATCACTTGATTAGGCTTCTTTATTTACGTATGATATTGTATTTTCATTTGTAATTGTTCGTGTTCTTAACTAGATTTTTGTATTATGAAATTGACTCGAGTAAGTAAATTTAAGTAGGAGGAAGATATGAGTAAATCAATCATTGAGCGCCCAATCTATCAAATCATTAATTATATTTATGCTTTTTTCATGACTAATTTATATTTTTTATTATTAATAAGCCCATTCATCGTCGTTTATTACTTAGCAGAATTCACGGTTCAAAATATATTACTCTATTATGTGACCTTAATCCCATTCGGACCAGCATTTGCTGCTTTGTTAAAAACGATGGATAAACTTATTAGTGATAAAGTGATTCGACCAACAGCTGACTTTTGGCAGTTTTTTGTGCGGAATTTTAAAGTATCGATTAAATATTGGTTAATTCAATGGACAATTTTAGTTATTTTAATCATTGATATTTACTATGCTAATTTGAATATTCCATCATTATCAATTGTGTTTCTGATTTTTATTGTATTTTTCTTGCTGTTAATATTATATACCTTCCCAATTTTAACACGTTTTGAGGTGAAGATGAAAAACTTATTTATTGTTTCGATCTATTCGTTGTTCCGGTATATAAAGGTGACGCTGCTGAATGCAACGACATTACTTGCTTTTGGTGTTATTTATTATACTGTTCCAGGAATTACGGTACTCTTTTTTATGAGCTTAATTTGCTTCTTTATCATGTATAATTTACAGCCAGTTTTCAACCAATTGGAAGCGCAGTTTTTAAATCAAGAAGAATAGTGAGGTGCTAAAAAATGAAACACCTATCTAGAAAAGTTAAATTAACTTTTTCAATTAGTTTAATCGTTTTGTTCGTATTCTTAATTCGGCAGTTGCCGTTTGGTGAACTTGAAGGGAAAGCAGAGCATCACTTCATCGACATAGAAAAACAGATTGAGAAAATTGCGGTTCAAAGTGAGCGAGGTTTTACAATTGAAAAAGATCAAGATCAATGGGCTGTGCTCGATCGGCTTGAAAAAACAAATCAGTCGGTGGTTGAGCAAAATATCGTTCAGTTGCAACAATGGAGTGGTGAAAATGTCGACGTTAAACGGAAAGATGTCGGCTTAGATTTTCCAATTTTGAGCATACGAGTTGACTATGATGATGGTACGCACACTTACCTAATGATTGGGAAGCTTGATTCAAGCGGAACGAGTTTTTATGTTGGAGATCGTGAGCAGGGGAAAATTTATTTAGTTGACCGTTCATTAATTGAATCGTTCCCTTTTTCTGTTCAAGCCTATCTTGACACTTCACTTCTACCATGGTCAGCTAGTGAAGTTGAAACAGTTTTTATTGATAATGGAACGGAAGAGATTCACTTAACAAAGAATAGCCCATACCCAGAACAAGAAACGCGTACGAATCTAACGGGATGGTTAATCGGGGCGCCATACCAACATTATCACCATACTACTTATTCGCTCATGGAAGGTCTTTTACAAAGTTTGCAATCGTTTCAAATGGAGGAGCTAGTCGCTGAGCGTGTTTCTGATTGGTCGGAGTATGGTTTAGAATCGAGTCAATTTACGATTGAATTTGTCACTGCAACTGATCAAATTAAATTTTTGATCGGTTCACCAGCAACTGGTCAAAGTTATTTTGCTCGAATTGAAGGTGAAGATCAAGTCTTTACCCTATCCAATCAATTATTAGAAGCCTTTAGCTATCAAGCGAAAGATTATCATGATGGTTATGTCAAACTTTTAGCACTTGATGTCATGAGCCAATTGAGCATTGAATCTGATCAATTAGTTGTTGATATTGAAATGAATCATCTGAATGAGGATACGACTGAATTTAAAGTAGATGGTCAATTACTTGATGAATCTGAGTGGCGCAAGGCTTATATCTCCCTTGCTGGCTTGAAAGCAGTAGGTATTTCAGGGAAGGTGATTGATCAGGCACCAGAAATTGTGGTAACTTCAACGATCATTCATGATCAAGGTGAAAAAGAGATTGCATTGAATTTTGTCGATTATAGTGATGAGCATTATGCAGTTTTTATTGATCAAGTGAGTGATTTTTTAGTGAATAAAGCAGATGTAGAAGAAGCGATCGCTTCGATTGTAAATGTCTTGAAATAGTTATTGAACTGCTTTTTAAAAAATAGGTATGGAAATTGAGTCAGTTTCTATACCTATTTTTATGTCTACATAGTGGGATTGAGAGCTACTTCCTTGATTTACGTCCAATTCGAAACTAAAAGGTCTTCTTTTGAATGGTTTTTATGTCTTGAAATGCATGTTTTAATTGTAAGCGTTCACTTATACAATTAAGTTAGCTTATTAATATGAGAAAGAAAAATCCAGGGGTTACAAAAGGGAGAGAGAGAAATGAGCAAAAACTTATCACCAGCTAATTATCAGGCTGGTACACCGATAGCACCGACGATTAATCAAACTGGGAATCAGTGGAATCGAACACCTTACTCACCAGGAAAGAAGAATTTTTGGCAGAAGTTAAAAAGTCAAAAAGCACTTCTATTTATGTCCTTACCCTTTGTTATCTGGTTGATTGTCTTTCGTTACATCCCTGTTTTAGGTTGGACGATGGCATTTCAAGATTATAAACCGCAAAACTCATTGTTTGAACAAAAGTGGGTTGGTTTAAAACATTTCAAAGACTTATTTAATGAACCGACTTTTTACCGGGCATTAGAAAATACGTTAGGTATGGGAATTTTGGGTCTAATATTTAGTACTTTGGCGGCGATAACGTTTGCCTTACTCTTAAACGAAATGCGTTTTACTCGGTTAAAAAAACTAACTCAAACGATTTCTTATTTACCGCATTTTGTGTCATGGGTGATCGTTGCAAATATTGTCATTACGATGCTTTCGATTAGTGGCCCGATCAATAATTTATTAATGTCTATTGGTTTGATTGATAATCCAATTAATTTTATGGCTCGACCTAATATGTTTTGGGGAGTTGTAACAGCTGCAGAAGTTTGGAAGTCTACTGGGTGGAATGCGATTATATACTTTGCTGCGATGGCTGGAGTTGATCCGCAATTATATGAAGCTGCTAAAGTTGATGGGGCATCTAGATTACGCCAAATGTGGCACATTACTTTACCGAGTATTCGACCAGTTATTATTGTCCTCTTAATCTTAAACATTGGGAATTTAATTAATATTGGGTTTGAAAAACAGATGCTACTCGGAAATAACATTGTAATGGAGCGTGCGTTAGTTATTGACCTTTATGCTCTGAACTATGGAATTGGTATGTTCCGTTATTCATTTGGTACAGCAATTGGTATTTTCAAATCAGTTATAAGTATTATCTTAATTTTAATCGCCAATACTTTTGCCCGTAAATTAGGGGAAGGTCGTGTATTCTAAGGGAAATCGATTAAAGGATCGGGATAAATTAAAATGAGGGAGCGAAAAATGATGAAAAAGTTGAAAATAACTTTTTTTGATATCTTTTTGTTAGTCTTAATGGTTGGTGTAATTGTCGTTACACTTTATCCATTCTTAAATATATTAGCGATTTCATTGAATGATGCGACTGATACTGCACGTGGTGGGCTTCATATTTTTCCAAGACAATTTACTTGGGCAAACTATCAAGAAATTTTTGGTGGAACGGCTGATTTATGGTCAGCATTTGTCATGTCAGTATTAAGAACTTTAGTTGGAACGATTACTGGAATTATTGCCAGTACAATGTTGGCGTTTACTTTAAGTCGAAGAGATTACATTTTAAATGCGCCAATTAGTTTTATCCTTGTCATTACAATGTTTATCAGTGGCGGGCTTATTCCGGAGTATTTACTAATTCGCGAATTAGGCTTAATGAATAATTTTCTTGTTTATATTTTGCCGATGCTTTTAAATGCCTTTAATGTGATTGTCATTCGATCATTTATTGATAATATACCAATGGCTTTAACAGAGTCAGCCAAAATTGATGGAGCGAATGACTTTACGATTTTTTGGCGAATTATTATTCCATTGAGTTTACCGGTGATTGCAACAGTTTCCTTATTTTTAGCTGTTGGACAATGGAATAGCTGGTTTGATACTTACTTATATGCACGCGGGAATGCAAATTTATCAACATTACAGTTTGAGTTGATGAAAATCTTAGATAATACAAATATTTCATCGGGTAGTGTGACCTCGCAGAGTGCAGAATTTGTTGCTAGACGAACAAATCCGCAATCGATTCAAATGGCAATTACGATTATTGCAACAGTACCAATTTTAGTCGTTTATCCATTTTTACAGCGCTATTTTGTAACAGGATTAACATTAGGTGCCGTTAAATCATGATATTAATGAAAATTAATATAAATTATTTTTTAAAAATGGAGGGGTAAAATTATGAAGAAGCGTTTATCAATATTATGGTTGTTACTCGTTGCTGGGATGCTGATCTTTGTCGCTTGTAGTGATGATGGCAAATCAGTAGATGGTGATCCTGACACTGAAGATCCAGGTACATCAGAGGATGAGACACCTGCTGAGCCAGTCACACTAACATTTTATAATGCAGATGGTGAAGAGAAATCATTTGATGATCCCGTTGCCCAAAAGATTACAGAAGCAACAGGAGTTATCTTGGATATATCTTATCCAGTTGGTGGTAGCGATGAGACAATTCCATTGATGATTGGAAGTGGGGATTATCCTGATTTAATCTTTGCAAAAGGTG
This window contains:
- a CDS encoding YesL family protein, which translates into the protein MSKSIIERPIYQIINYIYAFFMTNLYFLLLISPFIVVYYLAEFTVQNILLYYVTLIPFGPAFAALLKTMDKLISDKVIRPTADFWQFFVRNFKVSIKYWLIQWTILVILIIDIYYANLNIPSLSIVFLIFIVFFLLLILYTFPILTRFEVKMKNLFIVSIYSLFRYIKVTLLNATTLLAFGVIYYTVPGITVLFFMSLICFFIMYNLQPVFNQLEAQFLNQEE
- a CDS encoding response regulator transcription factor, which codes for MYKVLLIDDEPIIRDGMKQIIEWEQYGFMICGDSGNGRDGLNLIRTLKPDLAFVDIRMSGMSGIEVVEQAKQAGYSGKFVILSGYSSFSYAQELIKLGIHSYLLKPIDEDELVEILIEIKQILDGEKLINSELTAYYELTEEQAWRAVIDGRLEEWQRSVYVKNQVGPFLLAGIKLRKKCKRGQIKNEFIHVLSPTAKVIFKDNMIYLLYLNQDQETVKQELVQILSYVHTKHDPDASASLAKEYQQLVDTQKAIDEIIDLQDRGFSYSNQQVFQHPFNRLAHPVTLDQEQISAKIVQAIEFKDHSLLLEQGEKIIDYYQSRALIKEKVQIEMLELVLLITRTIKSQYPETKTPSKHEWVDQVYQSYNLAELIDNLIEQWWLLTEEINGFIITSDDDSIEKIIAYIDQYYSRDITLKRLADLFNYNRSYLGKKFRKETGQYFHEYLEKVRIEKAKTLLATSQEKVYVISELVGYNNMDYFYKKFKKHVGKSPKEYRKSLEIDMNS
- a CDS encoding carbohydrate ABC transporter permease, with translation MKKLKITFFDIFLLVLMVGVIVVTLYPFLNILAISLNDATDTARGGLHIFPRQFTWANYQEIFGGTADLWSAFVMSVLRTLVGTITGIIASTMLAFTLSRRDYILNAPISFILVITMFISGGLIPEYLLIRELGLMNNFLVYILPMLLNAFNVIVIRSFIDNIPMALTESAKIDGANDFTIFWRIIIPLSLPVIATVSLFLAVGQWNSWFDTYLYARGNANLSTLQFELMKILDNTNISSGSVTSQSAEFVARRTNPQSIQMAITIIATVPILVVYPFLQRYFVTGLTLGAVKS
- a CDS encoding ABC transporter permease, which codes for MSKNLSPANYQAGTPIAPTINQTGNQWNRTPYSPGKKNFWQKLKSQKALLFMSLPFVIWLIVFRYIPVLGWTMAFQDYKPQNSLFEQKWVGLKHFKDLFNEPTFYRALENTLGMGILGLIFSTLAAITFALLLNEMRFTRLKKLTQTISYLPHFVSWVIVANIVITMLSISGPINNLLMSIGLIDNPINFMARPNMFWGVVTAAEVWKSTGWNAIIYFAAMAGVDPQLYEAAKVDGASRLRQMWHITLPSIRPVIIVLLILNIGNLINIGFEKQMLLGNNIVMERALVIDLYALNYGIGMFRYSFGTAIGIFKSVISIILILIANTFARKLGEGRVF
- a CDS encoding DUF4340 domain-containing protein, coding for MKHLSRKVKLTFSISLIVLFVFLIRQLPFGELEGKAEHHFIDIEKQIEKIAVQSERGFTIEKDQDQWAVLDRLEKTNQSVVEQNIVQLQQWSGENVDVKRKDVGLDFPILSIRVDYDDGTHTYLMIGKLDSSGTSFYVGDREQGKIYLVDRSLIESFPFSVQAYLDTSLLPWSASEVETVFIDNGTEEIHLTKNSPYPEQETRTNLTGWLIGAPYQHYHHTTYSLMEGLLQSLQSFQMEELVAERVSDWSEYGLESSQFTIEFVTATDQIKFLIGSPATGQSYFARIEGEDQVFTLSNQLLEAFSYQAKDYHDGYVKLLALDVMSQLSIESDQLVVDIEMNHLNEDTTEFKVDGQLLDESEWRKAYISLAGLKAVGISGKVIDQAPEIVVTSTIIHDQGEKEIALNFVDYSDEHYAVFIDQVSDFLVNKADVEEAIASIVNVLK